CAACGTGGGATGAAAAGGAAAAGTTTTGTTGACAGGTTGTTTTGTGTTAACTAAAATTAATTCTAAGTTAACACAAAGGGCGTGAATCTATGAATTTATGGGATCGTTTTGCCGAAAAAGCATTGAATGGAGAGTTGTTGACGCGAGAGGAGGCAAAAGTTGTTTTAAATGCGGATGATGCATCATTGCTGCCGTTGTTGCATGCCGCTTACCGTGTGCGCAACCATTATTTTGGGAACAAAGTGAAGCTGAACATGATTGTGAACGCGAAAAGCGGGCTTTGCCCGGAAAACTGCGGCTATTGTTCACAGTCGATCGTATCGACTGCACCGATCGAAAAATATCGTTTTGTCGACAAGGAAACGCTTGTGGAAGGGGCAAGGGAAGCGGTAAGAAGAAAGGCGGGTACGTATTGCATTGTTGCGAGCGGAAGGGGAGCGAGCCATCGCGAGATTGATCGAGTCACGGATGCGGTTAAGGAAATTAAGATGGAAATGCCGCTGAAAATCTGTGCTTGTCTTGGCATCATTTCCGACGATAAGGCGGAAAAATTAAAGGCGGCGGGCGTCGATCGTTACAATCATAATTTAAACACGAGTGCCGCCCACCATGAACAAATCACGACGACGCATACATACGATGACCGGGTTTCAACGGTTGAAGGTGCAAAACGTGCCGGCATTTCGCCTTGTTCCGGCTGTATTGTTGGGATGGGGGAAAGCGATGACGACATTTACGATATCGCCGTTGATTTGCGAACACTTGATGCCGACTCGATTCCGGTCAATTTTCTCGTTTCCATTGAAGGAACGCCGCTTGAGGACATGAACGAGTTAAATCCTCGCCGTTGCTTGAAGGTGTTGACGCTGTTCCGGTTCTTGAATCCATCCAAAGAAATCCGGGTGTCGGGCGGAAGAGAGGAGCAGCTCCGGTCTTTGCAGCCGCTCTCGCTCTACCCGGCAAATTCAATTTTCGTCGGCGATTATTTGACGACCGAAGGGCAATCGGCGGAAGTGGATCACCGAATGATCGAAGATCTCGGATTTGAAATCGACAGCGAAGCTGCCCAAATCAATGTTTAATAACAAAGGAGGAGTCAATGTCGTTGATGCAAGAACGCCCGGAGATGCCTAATTGCAGCTCGGTTTCCGCGATCAAATTTTTGATCACTTCACTAACACCCGTTTCGCCGGCTACGCCGAGCGCATAGGCGTACGGCCTTCCGATGAGTACCGCGGTCGCTTCAAGTGCGATCGCTTTCAGCACGTCCGCGCCTCTGCGAACGCCGCCGTCGAGCAATACCGGAACTTTATGTTCCGCGGCGGCACAGACGGATTCAAGACAGTCGAGCGTCGCAACGGCTCCGTCGAGTTGGCGGCCGCCGTGATTGGACACGATAAGTCCGCTCGCGCCGTGGTCGATGGCCAGCACGGCGTCTTCCGGATGCGTGACGCCTTTTAACAACACGGGTAATTTCGTCCTGTCGCATATATACTCCAATTCCTTCCAAACGAAAGAAGTGTTGTTGCCTTCGTCCAGTGCTTTTTTCGAAGCTTTTTTCACATCTTCTTCCGGGGGGACGGCCAATTTTTTCCGGAATACCGGATCCGAGAAATAATTGCCCATTCCTTCGCCGGTCAAAAACGGTAAATACGAGTTGTGCAAATCTTTTTCCCGCCAACCGAGTAAGGTGGAA
The Bacillales bacterium DNA segment above includes these coding regions:
- the bioB gene encoding biotin synthase BioB, producing the protein MNLWDRFAEKALNGELLTREEAKVVLNADDASLLPLLHAAYRVRNHYFGNKVKLNMIVNAKSGLCPENCGYCSQSIVSTAPIEKYRFVDKETLVEGAREAVRRKAGTYCIVASGRGASHREIDRVTDAVKEIKMEMPLKICACLGIISDDKAEKLKAAGVDRYNHNLNTSAAHHEQITTTHTYDDRVSTVEGAKRAGISPCSGCIVGMGESDDDIYDIAVDLRTLDADSIPVNFLVSIEGTPLEDMNELNPRRCLKVLTLFRFLNPSKEIRVSGGREEQLRSLQPLSLYPANSIFVGDYLTTEGQSAEVDHRMIEDLGFEIDSEAAQINV
- a CDS encoding alpha-hydroxy-acid oxidizing protein; the protein is MDSEKIQMSFYEQGDEGARPFPISADQWEKKAKEKLAAGPFDYVNGSAGAGDTFRSNLAAFQKYQIRPRICRDITKRDLTIQLFGNDVPVPFLLAPIGVNSILHHEAEIAPAKAAASYGVPYVLSNVSTKSMEDVAEAMGDAMRWFQLYPPKDHELTDSFLKRAEDTGYTAIVVTIDSTLLGWREKDLHNSYLPFLTGEGMGNYFSDPVFRKKLAVPPEEDVKKASKKALDEGNNTSFVWKELEYICDRTKLPVLLKGVTHPEDAVLAIDHGASGLIVSNHGGRQLDGAVATLDCLESVCAAAEHKVPVLLDGGVRRGADVLKAIALEATAVLIGRPYAYALGVAGETGVSEVIKNLIAETELQLGISGRSCINDIDSSFVIKH